The genomic DNA AGCAGGCCGGCGACACGGCGTACGCCGCCGGGGAGTACGAGCAGGCGGCCGCGGCCTACCAGAAGGCGATCGACGCTGGCGCGCGGCGGCCGCGCGTGCAGAACAACCTCGGCAACGCGCTCATGCGCGAGGGCAAGCCCGGGGCGGCGCAGGCCTCCTACCGCAAGGCGCTGGAGCTCGACCCCGAGTACCTCTTCGGCATCAACAACCTGGCGCTCGCGCTCTACCGCGGCGGCGAGCGGGACCGGGCCTGGCAGCTGCTGACCCAGGCGCAGATGAGCTGGCCGCGGGTGTCCTTCCTCTACACCACCGCCGGCTACTTCAAGTACCTCGAGGGCGACCGCGCCGCGGCCACGGCCGCGTTCCAGGAGGCGGTGCGGCTGAACCCGGACTCCCCGGCGGCGCTCAACAACATCGGCGCGCTGCTGCTCGAGGACCCGGCCGCCACCGCCGACCCGCTGCCGTACCTGATGCGCGCCATCGAGAAGGACCCCGAGAACGGCCTCTTCCGCGACACGCTCGGCTGGTACTACTTCACGCGCGGGATGTTCGCCGAGGCCACGATTGAAATCGGCAAGGCCTTCCTCTATGATCCGAAAAACCTCGAGGTCCGCGTCCACTACGCCACCGTCCTCGAGTGGATCGGCAAGGAGCAGGAGGCCCTCGAGCAGTGGTCGAAGGTGTTGGAACTCGCGGATGACGAGCGCGTCAAGCGCACGGCGCACGAACACTACTGGGACCTGCGGGGGCGCGGCGTGACCGCCGCCAACTAGCGCGCCGCGCGGCCCCAGGCAGGCAGAGTCGGGAGCACCATGGTCCTCTTCAACTACGCGATCCGCGAGATCACCGCGAAGATCGTCTACTACGGCCCCGGCCTCTGCGGCAAGACCACCAACCTGCAGTTCATCCACGAGAAGCTCGACCCCGGCGCGCGCGGCAAGCTGCTCTCGCTGGCGACCGACGGCGACCGCACGCTCTTCTTCGACTTCCTGCCGATCGAGATGGGGAGCATCAACGGCTACAAGGTGCGCTTCCAGCTCTACACCGTCCCCGGCCAGGTGCACTACAACGCCACGCGCAAGCTCGTGCTCAAGGGGGTGGACGCCGTCGTCTTCGTCGCCGACTCGCAG from bacterium includes the following:
- a CDS encoding tetratricopeptide repeat protein, which translates into the protein QAGDTAYAAGEYEQAAAAYQKAIDAGARRPRVQNNLGNALMREGKPGAAQASYRKALELDPEYLFGINNLALALYRGGERDRAWQLLTQAQMSWPRVSFLYTTAGYFKYLEGDRAAATAAFQEAVRLNPDSPAALNNIGALLLEDPAATADPLPYLMRAIEKDPENGLFRDTLGWYYFTRGMFAEATIEIGKAFLYDPKNLEVRVHYATVLEWIGKEQEALEQWSKVLELADDERVKRTAHEHYWDLRGRGVTAAN